In Streptococcus oralis, a single window of DNA contains:
- a CDS encoding DUF2829 domain-containing protein yields MTFEEILPGLKAKKKYVRTGWGGAENYVQLFDTIEQNGVALEVTPYFLINVSGEGEGFSMWSPTPCDVLATDWVEVYD; encoded by the coding sequence ATGACTTTTGAAGAAATCCTGCCTGGATTAAAGGCTAAGAAAAAATATGTACGAACTGGTTGGGGAGGGGCTGAAAACTATGTCCAACTCTTTGACACTATCGAACAAAACGGGGTTGCACTTGAAGTGACGCCTTATTTTCTCATCAACGTGTCTGGGGAGGGAGAAGGTTTTTCCATGTGGAGCCCGACACCTTGTGATGTTTTGGCGACGGATTGGGTAGAAGTGTATGACTAG
- a CDS encoding GNAT family N-acetyltransferase — MELFKTWKKNMVLYGLKSQIGTVYRNSDRTTSFYDVGNFLYLAGELDSRFWEDFVRKYGLDYKIIISEDTNWQDFLHRKVELNSFTRYSFKDKANFQVEFLNGLVTHLEEDYNIVPIDNHIYNCFSEEEWSQDLQGDFESYQDFVLKGGFGFVILKNNELIAGISSGLVYRGAVEVEVATRPNEQGNGFAKKLGATMILESLNRDMFPLWDAHNEASKKVAEFLGYELFEPYEAFELEEGII; from the coding sequence ATGGAACTATTTAAAACATGGAAGAAAAATATGGTTCTTTATGGTCTTAAATCTCAAATCGGAACTGTCTACCGAAACAGTGATAGGACAACAAGCTTTTATGATGTTGGAAATTTTCTATACCTAGCAGGGGAGTTGGATTCCAGATTTTGGGAAGATTTTGTTAGGAAATACGGTTTAGATTATAAGATTATTATTTCAGAAGATACTAATTGGCAAGATTTTCTACATCGGAAAGTGGAGCTAAATTCTTTTACTCGCTATTCTTTTAAAGATAAGGCAAATTTTCAAGTTGAATTTCTAAATGGTCTAGTTACTCACTTAGAGGAAGATTACAATATTGTGCCTATTGATAATCATATTTATAACTGCTTTTCTGAGGAAGAATGGTCACAAGATTTACAGGGGGATTTTGAGTCCTATCAGGATTTTGTTTTAAAGGGTGGATTTGGCTTTGTGATTCTTAAAAATAATGAACTGATTGCTGGGATTTCCTCAGGGTTAGTTTACCGTGGAGCAGTTGAAGTGGAAGTTGCAACTAGACCAAACGAACAAGGAAATGGATTTGCTAAAAAGCTTGGTGCTACAATGATTCTGGAGAGTTTAAATAGAGATATGTTTCCACTTTGGGATGCTCATAACGAGGCTTCCAAAAAAGTAGCAGAATTTTTAGGATATGAGTTATTTGAACCTTATGAAGCTTTTGAACTAGAGGAAGGTATCATATAA
- a CDS encoding DNA/RNA non-specific endonuclease: MKKLLSFSIALLSITTLVACSGHKVESKVPEEKIEQKQTKFDEKLFKEAGLLPFKNEKQLELGELDSKSRATGAHIQLKDSDEPTEKRESKLTYDPVGWHNYKFFYGDGKKEAWLMSRGHLIGYQFSGLNDEKRNLVPMTNWLNAGNYSGTDDQNQSSMLYYENRLDSWLANHPNYFLDYKVTPIYQKDELIPRQIELQYVGIDENGKLLEIKLGGSKEKVDQYSVTHVVLDNVSANAEINYLDGTAKNTVEDAKIKEEKEKAKKEAEEKAKKEAEEKEATEKKAKEEEQEKARKAAQEKEESQESNSQSTNSGGYFRDKNGRWHRPNGKFASKKEIREAGLQW, from the coding sequence ATGAAAAAGCTATTATCCTTCTCAATTGCCTTGCTTTCAATCACAACACTAGTTGCTTGTTCTGGACATAAGGTAGAATCAAAGGTCCCAGAAGAAAAAATTGAACAGAAGCAAACCAAGTTCGATGAAAAGTTGTTTAAAGAAGCTGGACTCTTGCCTTTTAAAAATGAAAAGCAGTTAGAACTTGGGGAATTGGATTCTAAATCACGCGCAACGGGTGCTCATATTCAACTTAAGGACAGCGATGAACCAACTGAAAAGAGAGAGTCCAAGTTGACTTATGATCCAGTTGGATGGCACAATTATAAATTCTTTTATGGTGACGGTAAAAAAGAAGCTTGGTTGATGAGTAGAGGTCATCTGATTGGTTATCAGTTTAGCGGATTAAACGATGAAAAGAGAAATCTGGTTCCAATGACTAACTGGCTCAATGCTGGAAATTATTCTGGAACAGATGACCAAAACCAAAGTAGCATGCTTTACTATGAGAATCGATTGGACTCTTGGTTGGCCAATCACCCAAACTACTTTCTTGATTACAAGGTGACCCCAATCTATCAAAAAGACGAATTGATCCCTAGACAGATTGAGTTGCAGTATGTGGGAATTGATGAAAATGGCAAACTCTTGGAGATCAAGTTGGGTGGTAGTAAGGAAAAGGTTGATCAGTATTCTGTGACGCATGTCGTTTTAGACAATGTTTCAGCTAATGCGGAAATCAATTACTTGGATGGTACTGCTAAGAATACAGTTGAAGATGCAAAGATAAAAGAAGAAAAAGAAAAGGCTAAGAAGGAAGCTGAGGAAAAAGCCAAGAAAGAGGCTGAAGAAAAAGAAGCAACTGAAAAGAAAGCAAAAGAAGAAGAACAGGAAAAAGCTCGTAAAGCCGCACAAGAAAAGGAAGAAAGCCAGGAATCAAACTCGCAATCAACAAATTCAGGTGGCTACTTTAGAGATAAAAACGGAAGATGGCACAGACCAAATGGTAAATTCGCTTCCAAGAAAGAAATTAGAGAAGCTGGATTGCAGTGGTAG
- a CDS encoding DUF3270 domain-containing protein: MSARKLEAYEFEQAPESKQTPLYQDYTPEAPVGPNLKEILFFVNIACFCIFMALFSFIFLALKLNTALSFVAAMGLSFALLQLQRKIIKRKFSK; encoded by the coding sequence ATGTCCGCAAGAAAACTAGAAGCTTATGAGTTTGAACAAGCTCCCGAATCGAAACAAACTCCGCTTTACCAAGATTACACACCAGAAGCCCCAGTCGGCCCTAACCTAAAAGAGATTTTATTTTTTGTAAATATCGCTTGTTTCTGTATTTTTATGGCACTTTTTAGTTTTATCTTTTTAGCCTTAAAATTGAACACAGCTTTATCATTTGTTGCTGCAATGGGTCTTAGTTTCGCCCTTTTACAACTTCAAAGAAAGATAATCAAACGAAAATTTTCAAAATAA
- a CDS encoding ASCH domain-containing protein has protein sequence MTPQEMWNIYKQINPSIGDEIDAWAFGVEADTLAGLVLKGEKTATASAYDLYALEDEPLPQKGTFDIILDSQNQAVCIVEITKVSVQPFHQVSADHAFKEGEGDKSLAYWRQVHEAFFTECLSEARLTFTPDSKVVLEEFRKVYPL, from the coding sequence ATGACACCGCAAGAAATGTGGAATATTTACAAGCAAATTAACCCCTCTATCGGAGATGAGATAGATGCCTGGGCTTTTGGAGTGGAAGCCGATACCTTGGCAGGTTTGGTTTTAAAAGGTGAAAAGACAGCAACCGCCTCAGCCTACGACCTCTACGCACTAGAAGACGAACCCCTTCCACAAAAAGGGACCTTCGATATCATTTTAGACAGTCAAAATCAGGCTGTCTGTATTGTCGAAATTACAAAGGTCTCCGTTCAGCCTTTTCATCAAGTTTCTGCTGACCATGCCTTTAAGGAAGGGGAAGGTGACAAATCCCTAGCCTATTGGCGTCAGGTTCATGAGGCCTTTTTTACGGAGTGTCTGAGTGAGGCTAGACTGACTTTTACACCTGATAGCAAGGTCGTTTTGGAAGAATTTCGCAAGGTCTACCCACTGTAG
- a CDS encoding DMT family transporter, whose protein sequence is MMSYVYLTLAIVSEIAATSLLKLSQGFSKMLFGILALVLYGLCFFFLSLSLKGIQLNLVYAIWSGVGLVGTTVLSILLFHEKVTFASLLGIALVIVGLVILNLSQKVH, encoded by the coding sequence ATGATGTCTTACGTTTATTTAACTCTTGCTATTGTATCTGAAATAGCTGCCACAAGTCTGTTAAAACTGTCGCAAGGTTTTTCGAAAATGCTTTTTGGGATTCTTGCTTTAGTTTTGTATGGCTTGTGTTTTTTCTTTCTATCTTTGTCTTTGAAAGGCATACAACTAAATCTAGTCTATGCTATTTGGTCTGGTGTTGGTTTGGTTGGAACAACTGTGCTATCTATTTTGCTTTTTCATGAAAAAGTAACGTTCGCAAGTCTCTTGGGAATTGCTTTAGTTATTGTGGGGCTTGTTATATTAAACCTATCACAAAAGGTTCACTAA
- a CDS encoding SDR family NAD(P)-dependent oxidoreductase, whose translation MGDNYFKNKRVVIIGASGNLGQAYTQAFFQAGAHLFLLGRNMNKLASFSENIASKIPICSVDITNETSIKVAVSEVQKWSGNIDIVINATGFDVRKSLLSHSEEEINQTMTINLIGAILVSKHFLPLLKNQKGATIVHSGGFADGRLAFPYYSVDVASRAGLFSFIESMNRELIQEQKKMHITYFCPNAADTPSEKPYHPVWREMGISISSTNQVTQALLKGIKSRKRVILMGQGTKIFTTLNLLSPAIADYLLLRRYGRILKKYFG comes from the coding sequence ATGGGTGACAATTATTTTAAGAATAAAAGAGTCGTTATTATTGGTGCCAGTGGAAATTTGGGACAAGCCTATACACAAGCTTTTTTTCAAGCAGGTGCTCATTTATTTCTTTTAGGTCGCAATATGAATAAATTAGCCAGTTTTTCTGAGAATATTGCTTCCAAGATTCCGATTTGCTCAGTAGATATAACGAATGAAACTTCTATTAAAGTTGCAGTGTCTGAAGTTCAAAAGTGGTCGGGTAATATAGATATTGTTATTAATGCAACGGGATTTGATGTACGAAAATCTTTATTATCTCACTCTGAGGAGGAGATCAATCAAACTATGACGATTAACCTAATAGGGGCTATCCTTGTCAGCAAACATTTTTTACCTTTGTTAAAAAATCAAAAAGGAGCAACCATTGTGCATTCAGGAGGTTTTGCAGATGGTAGGCTGGCCTTCCCCTATTATAGTGTAGATGTGGCGAGCCGCGCCGGACTTTTTTCTTTTATCGAATCAATGAACCGAGAATTAATACAGGAGCAGAAAAAGATGCATATAACTTATTTTTGCCCCAATGCAGCAGACACACCATCAGAAAAGCCTTATCATCCAGTTTGGAGAGAAATGGGGATCTCTATATCAAGTACAAATCAAGTAACCCAAGCTTTACTTAAAGGTATAAAATCTCGTAAAAGAGTGATTTTGATGGGACAAGGTACAAAGATTTTTACAACATTAAACCTTCTATCCCCAGCAATAGCGGATTATCTTTTACTGAGACGATACGGTCGTATTTTAAAAAAATATTTTGGATAA
- a CDS encoding NUDIX hydrolase — translation MEIKKHFGVYAVCFENGKLLCIEKTRGPYQHRYDIPGGSQQLGEGLTETLIREVMEETGFTVRSYSNPRIYDVFVREELTNFMVHHIMAFYDIEVNEKEAQVTISEAVSDGANDSLGYVWMDIQKITEENASPLVLKVKSELLRFPELDKTLYMNWKVK, via the coding sequence ATGGAAATCAAAAAACACTTTGGAGTCTATGCTGTTTGCTTTGAAAATGGGAAATTACTCTGCATTGAAAAAACGAGAGGCCCTTATCAACATCGTTATGATATACCTGGAGGCAGTCAGCAACTTGGTGAAGGATTGACGGAAACGTTGATTAGAGAAGTTATGGAAGAGACAGGTTTTACTGTTAGAAGCTACTCCAATCCTCGAATCTACGATGTTTTCGTCAGGGAAGAGTTAACAAATTTTATGGTTCACCATATCATGGCATTTTATGATATTGAAGTCAACGAGAAGGAAGCTCAAGTCACGATTTCTGAAGCTGTGTCTGATGGTGCGAATGATTCACTCGGATATGTTTGGATGGATATTCAGAAAATCACAGAAGAAAATGCATCACCATTAGTCTTGAAGGTTAAGTCTGAATTATTGAGATTTCCAGAGCTGGACAAGACCTTGTATATGAATTGGAAGGTGAAGTAG
- a CDS encoding sensor histidine kinase: MFNKLKKTWYADDFSYFIRNFGVFTLIFSAMTLIILQVMHSSLYTSVDEKLQALSSSPQAVIQLALNRATEEVKDIQPATADASKAEIKPNVSSNTEVLLFDKDFNQLLLGNRFLGLDKIKLDKKELNHIRQIQVVNSYGQEETYRMILMETNSSSVSSNVKYAAVLINTSQLEQISQNHEHLIVVVMASFWLLSLIASVYLARVSVKPLLESMQKQKSFVENASHELRTPLAVLQNRLENLFRKPEATIMESSESIASSLEEVRNMRFLTTNLLNLARRDDGIKPEIAEVSPQFFKTTFANYELIASENDRIFEYENRIYRPFMTDQLLLKQLMTILFDNAIKYTEEDGKIEFVVHATDRHLYLTVTDNGIGISATDKKKIFDRFYRVDKARTRQKGGFGLGLSLAKQIVDALRGTISVKDNKPRGTIFEVKIAIQSPSKRKNK; the protein is encoded by the coding sequence ATGTTCAATAAACTAAAAAAAACATGGTATGCAGATGATTTCAGCTATTTCATTCGAAACTTTGGAGTGTTCACCCTGATCTTCTCTGCTATGACCTTGATTATCCTCCAGGTCATGCACTCGAGTCTCTACACTTCTGTAGATGAAAAACTACAAGCCCTTAGTAGTAGTCCCCAAGCGGTTATCCAGTTAGCCCTGAATCGGGCAACTGAGGAAGTCAAGGATATTCAACCAGCAACAGCGGATGCCAGCAAGGCTGAAATCAAACCCAATGTCAGCTCCAACACGGAAGTCTTGCTCTTTGACAAGGATTTTAACCAACTCTTACTGGGCAATCGCTTTTTAGGATTGGATAAGATTAAGCTGGACAAGAAAGAGTTGAATCACATTCGTCAAATCCAAGTTGTCAATAGCTACGGTCAGGAAGAAACCTACCGGATGATTTTGATGGAAACCAATTCTTCCTCCGTATCAAGCAACGTCAAATATGCGGCGGTTTTAATCAATACCAGCCAGCTCGAGCAAATCAGCCAAAACCACGAGCATTTAATTGTTGTAGTCATGGCTAGTTTCTGGCTCCTGTCTTTAATTGCCAGTGTTTACTTGGCACGTGTCAGTGTCAAACCTTTGCTGGAAAGTATGCAAAAGCAGAAGTCCTTTGTTGAAAATGCCAGTCACGAACTGAGAACGCCTTTGGCCGTTTTACAAAATCGTTTAGAAAATCTCTTTCGAAAACCAGAGGCAACGATTATGGAATCCAGCGAAAGTATCGCTTCGAGTCTTGAAGAAGTTCGCAACATGCGCTTCCTCACGACCAATCTTCTCAACCTTGCACGTCGCGATGATGGAATCAAACCAGAAATAGCAGAAGTATCACCACAGTTCTTTAAGACGACCTTTGCTAACTATGAGTTGATTGCTTCTGAAAATGATCGTATTTTTGAGTATGAAAATCGGATTTATCGTCCCTTCATGACCGATCAGTTGCTCTTAAAACAGCTCATGACCATCTTATTTGACAATGCCATCAAGTATACTGAAGAAGATGGGAAAATTGAGTTTGTAGTCCATGCTACAGATCGCCACCTCTATCTAACAGTAACGGATAATGGAATTGGAATCTCAGCTACTGATAAGAAGAAAATCTTTGATCGATTTTACCGTGTAGACAAGGCGAGAACCCGCCAGAAAGGTGGCTTTGGTCTTGGATTATCTTTGGCCAAGCAGATCGTAGATGCCTTACGAGGAACGATTAGCGTCAAAGATAACAAACCTAGAGGAACAATTTTTGAAGTTAAAATCGCTATCCAATCTCCTTCAAAACGTAAGAATAAATAA
- a CDS encoding 3-oxoacyl-ACP reductase, whose translation MTRRVLITGVSSGIGLAQARLFLENGYQVYGVDQGENPLLERDFHFLQRDLTLDLEPVFDWCPRVDVLCNTAGVLDDFKPLLEQSAQEIQEIFEINYVTPVELTRHYLTQMLENKKGIIINMCSIASNLAGGGGHAYTSSKHALAGFTKQLALDYAEAGIQVFGIAPGAVKTAMTAADFEPGGLADWVASETPIKRWIEPEEVAEISLFLASGKASAMQGQILTIDGGWSLK comes from the coding sequence ATGACTAGACGTGTATTGATTACGGGAGTAAGTTCAGGAATTGGTCTGGCTCAAGCACGACTCTTTTTAGAGAATGGCTATCAAGTTTATGGAGTTGACCAAGGTGAAAATCCACTCTTAGAGCGTGATTTTCACTTTTTACAGAGAGATTTGACCTTGGACTTGGAGCCTGTTTTTGACTGGTGCCCTCGGGTGGATGTTTTGTGCAATACTGCAGGAGTTTTGGATGATTTCAAACCACTTTTGGAACAATCAGCCCAAGAAATCCAAGAGATTTTTGAAATCAACTATGTGACTCCAGTAGAGTTGACGCGACATTATCTGACTCAAATGCTGGAAAATAAAAAAGGAATCATCATCAATATGTGCTCCATCGCTTCAAACCTAGCTGGCGGAGGTGGTCACGCCTATACCTCGTCTAAGCACGCCCTAGCTGGCTTTACCAAGCAGTTGGCTCTAGACTATGCTGAGGCTGGTATTCAGGTCTTTGGGATTGCTCCAGGGGCAGTCAAGACAGCTATGACCGCTGCGGACTTTGAACCAGGTGGCTTAGCTGACTGGGTAGCTAGTGAAACGCCAATCAAGCGCTGGATTGAGCCAGAGGAAGTAGCAGAGATTAGCCTTTTCTTAGCAAGTGGAAAAGCGAGCGCCATGCAAGGACAAATCCTGACCATTGATGGTGGTTGGAGTTTGAAGTAG
- the ciaR gene encoding two-component system response regulator CiaR, translated as MIKILLVEDDLGLSNSVFDFLDDFADVMQVFDGEEGLYEAESGVYDLILLDLMLPEKNGFQVLKELREKGITTPVLIMTAKESLDDKGHGFELGADDYLTKPFYLEELKMRIQALLKRSGKFNENTLTYGDIVVNLSTNEVKVEDTPVELLGKEFELLVYFLQNQNVILPKTQIFDRLWGFDSDTTISVVEVYVSKVRKKLKGTAFAENLQTLRSVGYILKDVQ; from the coding sequence ATGATTAAGATTTTACTAGTAGAAGACGACTTAGGGTTGTCAAACTCAGTATTTGACTTTTTAGATGATTTTGCAGATGTCATGCAGGTTTTTGATGGAGAAGAAGGTCTCTACGAAGCTGAAAGTGGCGTCTATGACTTGATTTTGCTTGACCTGATGTTGCCTGAAAAAAATGGCTTCCAAGTTCTGAAAGAATTGCGTGAGAAAGGAATCACGACACCAGTCCTTATCATGACCGCTAAGGAAAGTTTGGATGACAAGGGACATGGTTTTGAGTTGGGAGCGGATGACTACCTCACCAAACCTTTCTATCTAGAAGAACTCAAAATGCGGATCCAAGCCCTTCTCAAGCGTTCAGGTAAGTTCAACGAAAACACCTTGACCTATGGAGATATTGTCGTCAACCTTTCAACGAATGAAGTGAAGGTGGAAGACACGCCTGTGGAACTACTCGGAAAAGAGTTTGAGTTATTGGTTTATTTCCTTCAAAATCAAAATGTCATTCTTCCCAAGACGCAAATTTTTGACCGTCTATGGGGGTTTGATAGCGATACGACGATTTCCGTTGTAGAAGTCTATGTCTCAAAAGTTCGTAAGAAATTGAAGGGAACAGCCTTTGCTGAAAATCTTCAAACCTTGCGTAGTGTCGGGTATATTTTAAAAGATGTTCAATAA
- a CDS encoding helix-turn-helix domain-containing protein: protein MLGKQLKLFREQNGYSQNQIAECLGTTRQTISNWENDKTIIDSHSLIRLADFYQISLDELCGRKKIPVYKNSKIKSMILANACTLWTCFASTHR from the coding sequence ATGTTAGGAAAACAATTAAAATTATTTAGAGAACAAAATGGCTACAGTCAGAATCAAATAGCAGAATGTCTGGGGACGACTCGTCAAACTATCTCAAATTGGGAAAATGATAAAACAATTATAGATAGTCATAGTTTGATTCGCTTAGCTGATTTTTATCAGATCTCTTTAGATGAGTTATGTGGACGAAAAAAGATTCCTGTTTACAAGAATTCAAAGATCAAGTCTATGATTTTAGCTAATGCTTGTACACTTTGGACCTGCTTCGCTTCCACTCATCGCTAA
- a CDS encoding M1 family metallopeptidase yields MQAVEHFITQFVPEHYDLFLDLSRETKTFSGKVTITGQAQSDRISLHQKDLEIASVEVAGQARPFTVDHDNEALHIELAEAGQVELVIAFSGKITDNMTGIYPSYYTVDGIKKEVLSTQFESHFAREAFPCVDEPEAKATFDLALRFDQAEGEVALSNMPEIDVENRKETGIWKFETTPRMSSYLLAFVAGDLQGVTAKTKNGTLVGVYSTKAHPLSNLDFSLDIAVRSIEFYEDYYGVKYPIPQSLHIALPDFSAGAMENWGLVTYREVCLVVDENSTFASRQQVALVVAHELAHQWFGNLVTMKWWDDLWLNESFANMMEYVCVDAIEPSWNIFEDFQTGGVPHALERDATDGVQSVHVEVKHPDEINTLFDGAIVYAKGSRLMHMLRRWLGDADFAKGLHAYFEKHQYSNTIGRDLWNALGQASGRDVAAFMDSWLEQPGYPVLTVKVENDVLKISQKQFFIGEHEDKNRLWVVPLNSNWKGLPDTLETESIEISGYAALLAENEGALRLNTENTAHYITDYQGDLLEAVLAELETLDNTSKLQIVQERRLLAEAGHISYADLLPVLDKLAKEESYLVVSAVSQVIAALERFIDEGTETEKAFNTLVAKLARHNYDRLGFEAKDGESDEDELVRQLAVSMMIRSNDAEASQVASQIFAAHKDNLAGLPAAIRAQVLINEMKHHETKDLVATYLDLYTHATDAVFKRQLSAALAYSTDADNIQTLISSWKDKFVVKPQDLSAWYYQFLAHQKTQGTSWSWARENWDWIKAALGGDMSFDSFVILPAHVFKTEQRLAEYKEFFEPQLSDLALSRNIGMGIKEIAARVDLIKREKAAVEKVLKASK; encoded by the coding sequence ATGCAAGCAGTAGAACATTTTATTACGCAATTTGTTCCTGAACACTATGATTTATTTTTAGACTTGAGTCGTGAGACCAAGACCTTTTCTGGGAAGGTGACCATCACTGGTCAAGCACAGAGTGACCGTATTTCCCTTCACCAAAAAGACTTGGAAATCGCTTCTGTAGAAGTTGCGGGTCAAGCTCGTCCATTTACAGTTGACCATGACAATGAAGCCCTTCATATCGAATTGGCTGAGGCTGGTCAAGTTGAATTGGTCATTGCTTTTTCAGGAAAAATTACAGACAACATGACAGGGATTTACCCTTCTTACTACACAGTTGATGGTATCAAGAAGGAAGTCTTGTCTACTCAGTTTGAAAGCCATTTTGCGCGTGAAGCCTTCCCATGTGTGGATGAGCCTGAAGCCAAAGCAACTTTTGACCTCGCTCTCCGTTTTGACCAAGCAGAAGGTGAAGTGGCCTTGTCAAACATGCCTGAGATTGATGTGGAAAACCGTAAGGAAACAGGCATCTGGAAGTTTGAGACAACACCTCGCATGTCTTCTTACTTATTAGCTTTTGTTGCAGGTGATTTGCAAGGGGTAACGGCTAAAACTAAAAACGGTACCCTCGTAGGTGTTTACTCAACCAAAGCCCATCCACTATCTAACCTTGATTTCTCATTAGACATCGCTGTTCGCTCAATCGAGTTTTACGAAGATTACTATGGAGTTAAGTACCCAATTCCTCAATCACTTCACATCGCCCTGCCTGACTTCTCAGCTGGTGCTATGGAAAACTGGGGTCTTGTCACTTACCGTGAAGTTTGCTTGGTTGTAGATGAAAACTCAACCTTTGCCAGTCGTCAACAAGTTGCTCTTGTTGTGGCACATGAGTTGGCCCACCAATGGTTTGGTAACCTCGTTACTATGAAATGGTGGGATGACCTTTGGCTCAATGAAAGCTTCGCAAACATGATGGAATACGTCTGTGTGGATGCCATCGAGCCAAGTTGGAATATCTTTGAAGACTTCCAAACAGGTGGAGTACCTCACGCTCTTGAACGCGATGCGACGGATGGTGTTCAGTCTGTCCACGTCGAAGTCAAACACCCAGATGAAATTAATACACTCTTTGATGGCGCTATCGTCTATGCCAAAGGAAGCCGTCTCATGCACATGCTTCGCCGTTGGCTAGGTGATGCGGATTTTGCTAAAGGTTTGCATGCTTACTTTGAAAAACACCAATACAGCAACACCATTGGTCGTGACCTTTGGAATGCCCTTGGTCAAGCATCAGGACGTGATGTTGCAGCCTTCATGGATTCTTGGTTGGAACAGCCTGGTTATCCAGTTCTCACTGTCAAAGTTGAAAATGATGTCTTGAAGATTTCGCAAAAACAATTCTTCATCGGTGAGCACGAAGACAAGAACCGCCTCTGGGTGGTGCCACTCAACAGCAACTGGAAAGGTTTGCCAGATACACTCGAAACTGAAAGTATCGAAATCTCTGGCTACGCAGCTCTTCTTGCTGAAAATGAAGGAGCTCTTCGTCTCAATACTGAAAATACTGCCCACTATATTACAGACTATCAAGGAGACTTGTTAGAAGCTGTTCTTGCTGAGCTAGAAACACTTGATAATACAAGCAAACTACAAATCGTTCAAGAACGTCGTTTGCTTGCTGAAGCAGGGCACATTTCTTATGCAGACTTGCTCCCAGTCCTTGATAAACTTGCTAAGGAAGAATCTTACCTTGTCGTTTCAGCTGTTTCTCAAGTGATTGCTGCCCTTGAGCGCTTTATCGATGAAGGAACAGAAACTGAGAAAGCCTTTAATACACTCGTTGCTAAATTGGCTCGTCACAACTATGACCGTCTTGGCTTTGAAGCCAAAGACGGGGAATCAGATGAAGATGAATTGGTTCGTCAGTTGGCCGTTTCTATGATGATTCGCTCTAATGATGCAGAAGCTAGTCAAGTTGCTAGCCAAATCTTTGCAGCTCACAAGGATAATCTTGCAGGACTTCCAGCAGCAATTCGTGCTCAAGTTCTCATCAATGAAATGAAACACCATGAGACCAAAGACTTGGTCGCAACCTATCTGGACCTATATACTCATGCGACGGATGCGGTCTTCAAACGTCAGCTGTCAGCGGCTCTTGCATACAGTACAGATGCCGACAATATCCAAACCCTGATTAGTTCATGGAAGGACAAATTTGTCGTGAAACCACAAGACTTGTCTGCTTGGTATTACCAGTTCCTAGCTCATCAAAAAACTCAGGGAACATCTTGGTCTTGGGCGCGTGAAAACTGGGATTGGATCAAGGCAGCTCTTGGTGGGGATATGAGCTTTGATAGCTTTGTTATCCTACCTGCCCACGTATTTAAGACAGAGCAACGCTTGGCAGAGTACAAGGAATTCTTTGAACCGCAACTTTCTGACCTTGCGCTTAGCCGTAATATCGGTATGGGAATCAAGGAAATTGCAGCGCGTGTTGATTTGATTAAGCGTGAAAAAGCAGCAGTAGAAAAGGTTTTGAAAGCAAGTAAGTAA